One window of Hymenobacter sp. BRD128 genomic DNA carries:
- a CDS encoding glycosyltransferase family 2 protein translates to MKFSIILINYNTFAVTCDCLRDIYSSNWDWDFEVILVDNASVECDPEEFKRLFPLINLIKNSENSGFARGNNLGIKIATGEYLLILNTDTINLRDGVAKCIQYMDMHKQEKDLAGVGCKILSLDGSMQRSAFDYRTGLKSVLLSNSIFSFTASKLGLSKYRKNGYMEAMHEKEHSIQAMLGAFMLLRREVVEKVKPFDPDFFMYCEEIELCYRIVDNGYRLMYTPDANIIHLGGVSSANTNQWEYNNRQNFLSVLLLIFKQHGYFGVFIFNVLYIVNFMTNIFLMPFRGEGAKINHTHFMNGTKYSLKYQKVMLKYFKPSFGSSKFPFKLSIVEEIAKSA, encoded by the coding sequence ATGAAATTTTCAATAATACTTATAAATTACAATACTTTTGCTGTAACCTGTGATTGTTTGCGTGACATTTATAGCAGTAATTGGGATTGGGATTTCGAGGTTATATTAGTTGATAATGCATCCGTAGAATGTGACCCGGAAGAATTCAAGCGGTTATTTCCATTAATAAATTTAATTAAAAATTCTGAAAATTCAGGTTTTGCAAGGGGTAATAACCTCGGAATTAAAATTGCAACAGGAGAGTACTTGTTGATATTGAATACTGATACTATCAATCTGAGAGATGGAGTTGCTAAGTGTATTCAGTACATGGATATGCATAAGCAAGAGAAAGATTTAGCTGGAGTAGGCTGCAAAATTCTGTCACTCGACGGCAGTATGCAAAGGTCAGCATTTGACTACCGCACTGGTCTCAAATCGGTTTTGCTTAGCAATTCTATTTTTAGTTTTACGGCTTCGAAACTGGGTCTAAGCAAATATCGAAAGAATGGTTATATGGAAGCGATGCATGAGAAAGAGCATTCAATTCAAGCCATGTTAGGTGCATTTATGCTATTGCGCCGGGAAGTGGTTGAAAAAGTCAAGCCTTTTGACCCGGATTTCTTTATGTATTGCGAAGAAATAGAATTGTGTTACCGCATTGTTGATAATGGTTACCGTTTGATGTATACGCCAGATGCAAATATTATTCACCTTGGCGGTGTGTCGAGTGCTAATACTAATCAATGGGAGTACAATAACCGTCAAAATTTCCTGTCTGTATTATTGCTTATTTTTAAGCAACATGGGTATTTTGGGGTATTTATTTTTAATGTTTTATATATCGTAAATTTTATGACAAATATATTTTTAATGCCTTTTAGAGGTGAAGGAGCAAAAATAAATCACACCCACTTTATGAACGGGACAAAATATTCACTTAAATACCAAAAAGTGATGCTTAAGTATTTTAAACCATCATTTGGTTCGAGTAAATTCCCTTTTAAATTGTCTATTGTAGAAGAAATAGCTAAATCAGCGTAG